In Solobacterium moorei, a single genomic region encodes these proteins:
- a CDS encoding Rqc2 family fibronectin-binding protein: MALDGILLSKLIPEIQATLPFRIQKIYMTSQTELLLQTHGTAGKKQLLISTHSVYNRILFTNRSYPTPNEPSNFVMVLRKYLEGSIVEKIQQAELDRWMVFDIRHHNEIGDLEYLKLYVELMGKYANVILVNSQNRIIDAMKRIPPFENSRRTIQAGAEFSETPSQDKKNPFVEQNVDMNVSLTKQFSGFSPFLAKEVEYRMSKGQSFHSIMKEISNSKSIFIANSDNEPVFHCIDLTSVGPCKEYPLFEGIDILYFHREEKERIKQISGDIQHFISRQLKHQSTKLPRLIEEYESAKDCDKWREYGDLLYAYQISDTKGLKEIILNSFVDDSPVRIPLDPKLDGKGNARKAFQKYNKLKKGQVYLQEQIQLCQMEIDYFSGLSEQLKYADFETAMEIREELVKLGYLFEKEKGKKKKKKKEVLPSYTTITTEQGIAISFGKNNLQNDALTWHTKKSNIWFHTKDYHGSHVVVHDDNPDEYTMRLAANIAAYFSAGRMSSSVPVAYCPIKNLKKIPGAKPGMVELGKYKMIYIDPDEEQISQYIDL, translated from the coding sequence ATGGCACTAGATGGTATTTTATTATCCAAACTGATCCCTGAAATTCAAGCAACACTTCCCTTCAGAATTCAGAAAATATATATGACTTCCCAAACAGAACTTTTATTACAAACACATGGTACTGCAGGTAAGAAACAATTATTGATTTCTACACATTCTGTTTATAACCGTATTCTATTTACGAATCGTAGTTACCCAACCCCAAACGAGCCTTCCAACTTCGTGATGGTGTTGCGTAAATATTTAGAAGGTTCAATCGTAGAAAAAATTCAACAAGCCGAACTAGACCGTTGGATGGTTTTTGATATTCGTCATCATAATGAAATTGGTGACCTTGAATATCTCAAGCTTTATGTAGAGCTAATGGGCAAATATGCCAATGTTATTTTGGTCAATTCACAAAATCGTATCATTGATGCGATGAAGCGTATTCCTCCATTTGAAAATAGCAGACGAACAATTCAAGCTGGTGCAGAGTTTAGCGAAACACCTTCTCAAGATAAGAAAAATCCTTTTGTAGAACAAAATGTAGATATGAACGTATCTCTTACAAAACAGTTCTCTGGTTTTTCACCATTTCTTGCAAAGGAAGTTGAATATCGTATGTCAAAAGGGCAATCCTTCCATAGTATTATGAAAGAAATTTCTAATAGTAAATCGATCTTCATCGCTAATAGTGATAATGAACCAGTATTCCACTGTATTGATTTAACCAGTGTCGGACCATGTAAGGAGTATCCTCTTTTTGAAGGAATCGATATTCTCTACTTCCACCGTGAAGAAAAAGAACGAATTAAACAGATTTCTGGCGATATTCAACACTTTATTAGTCGCCAACTAAAACACCAATCCACAAAGCTACCACGTCTAATTGAAGAATATGAATCTGCTAAAGATTGTGATAAATGGCGTGAGTACGGAGATCTACTCTACGCATATCAAATCTCTGATACAAAGGGACTCAAAGAAATTATTCTAAATAGTTTTGTAGATGATAGTCCTGTTCGGATTCCACTTGATCCTAAATTAGATGGCAAAGGCAATGCACGCAAAGCATTCCAAAAATACAATAAGCTAAAGAAAGGCCAAGTCTACTTGCAGGAACAGATACAGCTCTGTCAAATGGAAATTGATTATTTCAGTGGTCTTTCTGAACAACTCAAATACGCCGACTTTGAAACGGCAATGGAAATCCGCGAAGAACTCGTCAAACTGGGTTATCTTTTCGAGAAAGAAAAAGGCAAAAAGAAGAAAAAGAAAAAAGAAGTACTACCTTCTTATACAACAATCACGACTGAACAAGGTATCGCTATCTCCTTTGGTAAAAACAACTTGCAAAACGATGCACTCACTTGGCATACGAAGAAGAGTAATATTTGGTTCCATACCAAGGATTATCATGGTTCACATGTGGTCGTACATGATGATAATCCAGATGAGTATACAATGCGTCTAGCTGCTAATATCGCAGCCTACTTCTCTGCAGGTCGTATGTCCTCTAGTGTTCCAGTTGCGTATTGTCCTATCAAAAACCTCAAAAAAATTCCAGGTGCGAAACCCGGAATGGTTGAATTAGGTAAATATAAGATGATTTACATTGATCCTGATGAAGAACAGATTAGCCAATATATAGACCTTTAG
- the gmk gene encoding guanylate kinase produces the protein MAKGLLIVLSGPSGVGKGTVLKEFIHDKDLKLAYSVSMTTRKQRPGEVDGINYHFVTKEEFEQAKKNGELLEAAEFVGNYYGTPISEVERLRNEGKNVILEIEVQGCTQVREKVKDALTIFIVPPSMAELEKRIRGRNTEPEEIVQERLAKAAREMELIGMYKYVVCNDDAKLAADIIRVIIKRHMKSNI, from the coding sequence ATGGCTAAGGGATTGTTAATTGTATTAAGCGGACCTTCTGGTGTTGGTAAAGGAACGGTTCTCAAAGAGTTTATTCATGATAAAGATTTGAAACTTGCATACTCGGTTTCTATGACTACTCGTAAGCAGAGACCAGGTGAAGTTGATGGTATAAATTATCACTTTGTCACGAAGGAAGAGTTCGAACAAGCAAAGAAGAATGGTGAATTATTAGAGGCAGCAGAGTTTGTTGGAAATTACTATGGAACACCAATTTCAGAAGTAGAGAGATTGCGTAATGAAGGCAAGAATGTCATCTTGGAAATCGAAGTACAAGGATGTACTCAGGTTCGTGAAAAGGTGAAGGATGCCTTAACAATCTTCATTGTCCCACCAAGCATGGCGGAACTTGAGAAGAGAATTCGTGGACGTAATACAGAACCAGAAGAAATTGTTCAGGAACGTTTGGCAAAGGCTGCACGTGAAATGGAACTCATTGGTATGTATAAATATGTCGTTTGTAACGACGATGCGAAGTTAGCAGCTGATATCATTCGCGTTATTATCAAACGTCATATGAAATCAAATATTTAA
- a CDS encoding TetR/AcrR family transcriptional regulator codes for MGNIQQDILEATLRLFNNRGLEFTMNDIAKSMHIAKKTIYRFFSSKEDLLIALLDYGFENIQKEKQKILSTDESIAKRLEQVMIAMPKQYTKIDFRMLVNLKDVYPKAYQRLNEHLENDWEPIIKLINEGIRKKEIRKINTFILRQIVTATFEQLLSTDELQERNLTYTKALKEMMNIIMKGIVVDDK; via the coding sequence ATGGGAAATATACAACAAGATATCTTAGAGGCAACTTTACGATTATTCAATAATAGAGGACTAGAGTTTACAATGAATGATATCGCAAAGTCGATGCATATCGCAAAGAAGACAATTTATCGTTTCTTTTCATCGAAAGAAGATTTGTTGATTGCTTTATTAGATTATGGCTTTGAGAATATTCAAAAAGAGAAACAGAAGATTCTATCAACTGATGAAAGTATTGCTAAACGTTTAGAACAAGTGATGATTGCGATGCCAAAGCAGTATACAAAGATTGATTTTCGTATGTTAGTAAATTTGAAGGATGTTTATCCAAAGGCATATCAACGCTTGAATGAACATCTAGAAAATGATTGGGAACCTATCATCAAATTAATCAATGAAGGTATTCGTAAAAAGGAAATTCGTAAAATTAATACGTTTATACTTCGGCAGATTGTAACAGCCACTTTTGAACAGCTTCTATCTACCGATGAGTTACAAGAAAGAAACTTGACTTACACCAAAGCATTAAAGGAAATGATGAATATCATCATGAAAGGAATTGTTGTAGATGATAAGTAG
- a CDS encoding glycoside hydrolase family 2 protein encodes MNNDWEYIDHWSDAFILEGEAEEVVRLPHTVQELPLHYADADSYQKVVGYRKKLIFPSSLKGRRYFIRFDGSAHESTVYFNGKEMYVHACGYTAFTVELTDEIRFDEENLLTVKVDSRESLNTPPFGFVIDYLTFGGIYRDVWLYDKPTYFIKDVFVMTKSLDTVSVSIQTEGTVPADTYHVKIFDFKGEMLAEEVVPTNNQQIQIPVSNIHAWSAESPTLYRCVVELGEDSYETNFGFRTIRFDQNDLYINDQKVFLIGLNRHQCYPYIGYAAVDSLQEEDVRILKEELHVNAVRTSHYPQSQSFIDACDRYGLYVFTEIPGWQHIGDDTWKQQAIQNTKDMVLQYRNHPSIILWGVRINESLDDDALYTKTNQVARDLDPSRPTAGVRYLTKSHLLEDIYTFNDFSHHGDNKGALSKSEVMVDTHHPLIISEANGHMFPTKSFDTQVRRQEHALRHARVFSDAMADGQHTGVFQWCMFDYATHKDFGSGDRICYHGVMDSFRNPKLAASVYASQQDEEPILEISTSMDIGDYNAGNLPDFFAFTNADEVRLYKNDQFVSSFATSVYSGLKHGPIRIDDTIGELLVENEHYTSKQADDIRKCLLASKKYGSNLPLRYRLLYAKIMFQYKMSYSDGVALFGKYVSGWGSDSITWRFDAIKNGEVVKSIIKCPSAKLHLSYQVSRKILIEGDCYDMSAIRIQVKDEYNNLASYAQFPLSFITTGPIEIVGPKTVVAEGGMTGTYIKTTGEEGEAILTISAPDCSSITIHFTVKKES; translated from the coding sequence ATGAATAACGATTGGGAATATATTGACCATTGGAGTGATGCGTTTATCCTAGAGGGTGAAGCGGAAGAGGTCGTTAGATTACCACATACAGTACAAGAGTTACCTCTACATTACGCGGATGCAGATAGTTATCAAAAGGTTGTTGGGTATCGTAAGAAATTAATATTTCCTTCTTCTTTAAAAGGTAGAAGATACTTTATACGTTTTGATGGATCAGCACATGAATCTACAGTGTATTTCAATGGGAAAGAAATGTATGTTCATGCATGTGGGTACACCGCATTTACGGTTGAATTAACGGATGAAATTCGCTTTGATGAAGAGAATCTTTTAACGGTGAAAGTGGATAGTCGTGAGAGTTTAAATACACCTCCATTTGGCTTTGTGATTGATTATCTTACCTTTGGTGGTATCTATCGTGATGTTTGGCTTTATGATAAACCTACATATTTTATCAAAGATGTATTTGTGATGACAAAGTCTTTAGATACAGTATCAGTATCTATACAAACAGAAGGAACAGTTCCTGCAGATACATATCATGTAAAAATTTTTGACTTCAAAGGTGAAATGCTCGCAGAGGAGGTTGTGCCTACAAATAATCAACAGATACAAATACCTGTTAGTAATATTCATGCATGGTCTGCCGAATCTCCGACATTATATCGTTGCGTTGTAGAACTCGGTGAGGATAGCTATGAAACAAACTTTGGATTCCGCACGATTCGATTTGATCAAAATGATCTATATATCAATGATCAAAAAGTATTCTTGATAGGTCTAAATCGTCATCAATGCTATCCATATATCGGTTATGCGGCTGTTGATTCTTTACAAGAGGAGGATGTACGTATCTTAAAGGAAGAATTACATGTTAATGCGGTACGTACTTCACATTATCCGCAAAGTCAATCATTTATCGATGCTTGTGATCGTTATGGTTTGTATGTATTTACTGAGATTCCTGGTTGGCAACATATTGGGGATGACACTTGGAAACAACAAGCTATTCAGAATACCAAAGATATGGTACTACAGTATCGCAATCATCCTTCTATTATTCTTTGGGGTGTTAGAATCAATGAATCTCTAGATGATGATGCACTTTATACAAAAACAAATCAAGTTGCTAGAGACTTAGATCCTTCTAGACCTACAGCAGGTGTACGCTATCTTACAAAGAGTCATCTATTAGAAGATATTTATACTTTCAATGATTTCTCGCATCACGGTGATAATAAAGGTGCATTAAGTAAGAGTGAAGTTATGGTAGATACACATCATCCACTCATCATCTCTGAAGCCAATGGACACATGTTCCCAACGAAGAGTTTTGATACACAAGTGCGACGGCAGGAACATGCATTACGCCATGCGCGTGTGTTTAGTGATGCGATGGCTGATGGCCAACATACTGGAGTTTTCCAATGGTGTATGTTTGATTATGCAACACACAAAGACTTTGGCTCTGGAGATCGGATTTGTTATCATGGAGTAATGGATAGTTTTCGTAATCCAAAGCTTGCGGCAAGTGTCTATGCTTCACAACAGGATGAAGAACCTATCTTAGAAATTAGTACTTCCATGGATATTGGTGATTACAATGCAGGTAATCTACCTGATTTCTTCGCATTTACCAATGCCGATGAAGTGCGTTTATACAAAAATGATCAGTTTGTTTCTTCATTTGCTACATCTGTGTATTCTGGTTTAAAGCATGGTCCTATTCGTATCGATGATACGATTGGAGAACTACTTGTAGAAAACGAACACTATACTTCGAAACAGGCAGATGATATACGTAAATGCTTGCTCGCAAGTAAAAAGTATGGTAGTAACTTACCACTGCGCTATCGTTTGTTATATGCAAAAATCATGTTCCAATACAAGATGAGCTACAGTGATGGTGTCGCTCTGTTTGGAAAGTATGTATCTGGTTGGGGTTCCGATTCAATTACTTGGAGATTTGATGCAATCAAAAATGGTGAAGTTGTGAAGTCTATTATCAAATGTCCGTCTGCTAAATTACATCTATCTTATCAAGTATCTCGTAAAATACTGATAGAAGGCGATTGTTACGACATGTCTGCGATTCGTATTCAAGTAAAGGATGAATATAACAATCTAGCTTCTTATGCGCAGTTTCCACTCAGCTTCATTACAACAGGTCCTATCGAAATTGTAGGTCCTAAGACAGTTGTGGCTGAAGGTGGTATGACTGGTACATATATTAAAACAACTGGCGAAGAGGGAGAGGCTATTCTTACGATTTCTGCACCAGATTGTAGTTCAATTACAATTCATTTTACTGTTAAAAAGGAATCATAA
- a CDS encoding glycoside-pentoside-hexuronide (GPH):cation symporter — translation MKEFGKKQFFAYGLGAIGKDMVYALSASYIMYYYQDILGLSATFVGFILMIARVFEAANDPFMGVVVAKTNSKWGKFRPWLFTGTILNAFVLYALFAAPAVSEKALMIYFAVMYILWGMTYTMMDIPFWSMIPAVTSTMKDRENLSVVGRTCAGVGYALINVFTVMAVSKLGSGIERTGFRLFALIIAILFVVFILFTCFTIHEQKVENMQTTSVKEMFKALFDNDQAIVTVATIVLINSALYITSNLLIYFFKYDIGGTSWKDAYTVFTSVGGISQILGMMVVYPVLRNKLSNTKIFKLCLLLAILGYAFLLALCLLGYSSVLTMLMVPGVMIFVSNGILTVLTTVFLANTVDYGEAKTGHREESVIFSMQTFVVKAASGLAVFITGVSLDLIGLTSKDGLGEGIPILDSPLLGLRLLMTILPIIGLVLALVLFTRKFILTDEKTEQIRKQLEEKKV, via the coding sequence ATGAAAGAATTTGGTAAAAAACAATTTTTTGCCTATGGTTTAGGTGCGATTGGCAAGGATATGGTATATGCCTTATCTGCCTCTTATATTATGTATTACTATCAAGATATTTTAGGTTTATCTGCGACCTTTGTCGGATTTATCTTGATGATTGCACGTGTATTTGAAGCAGCCAATGATCCATTTATGGGTGTCGTGGTCGCAAAGACAAATTCAAAGTGGGGAAAGTTTCGTCCATGGCTATTTACTGGTACGATTTTAAATGCATTTGTTTTATACGCATTATTTGCGGCACCTGCAGTATCTGAAAAAGCATTAATGATATATTTTGCGGTGATGTATATACTTTGGGGAATGACATATACTATGATGGATATTCCATTTTGGTCGATGATACCTGCAGTTACTTCTACGATGAAAGATCGAGAAAATCTATCCGTTGTAGGACGTACCTGTGCAGGTGTTGGTTATGCGTTAATCAACGTATTTACAGTGATGGCTGTATCCAAACTAGGTAGTGGGATTGAGCGTACTGGCTTTCGTTTGTTTGCGCTTATTATAGCGATTTTGTTTGTAGTATTTATACTTTTTACATGTTTTACAATTCATGAGCAAAAAGTAGAAAACATGCAGACAACATCTGTTAAAGAGATGTTTAAAGCGTTATTCGACAATGATCAAGCAATCGTGACTGTTGCTACAATTGTGTTAATTAACTCTGCGCTTTATATTACATCGAATCTTTTGATCTATTTCTTTAAATATGATATTGGTGGAACGAGTTGGAAGGATGCGTACACAGTATTTACATCTGTTGGTGGTATCTCTCAGATCTTAGGTATGATGGTTGTATATCCAGTTCTAAGAAATAAGTTATCTAATACAAAAATCTTTAAACTATGTTTGTTACTAGCAATATTGGGATATGCATTCTTGCTAGCCTTATGTTTATTGGGATATTCATCTGTTCTAACCATGTTAATGGTGCCTGGTGTAATGATCTTTGTATCCAATGGTATACTAACAGTATTAACAACGGTCTTTCTTGCGAATACCGTTGATTATGGTGAGGCTAAAACTGGTCATCGTGAAGAGTCTGTCATCTTTAGCATGCAGACATTTGTAGTAAAGGCTGCTAGTGGTTTAGCGGTGTTTATTACAGGCGTTAGTTTGGATCTCATTGGTTTAACAAGTAAAGATGGTTTAGGAGAAGGGATACCAATACTTGATTCGCCATTATTAGGACTTCGTTTATTGATGACGATTTTACCTATTATTGGATTAGTGCTTGCACTAGTTTTATTTACAAGAAAGTTTATCCTAACAGATGAGAAAACAGAACAAATCCGAAAACAGCTAGAAGAAAAGAAGGTGTGA
- a CDS encoding glycoside hydrolase family 36 protein yields the protein MQVQWLIESIDQKIKLQGNENWQDDALHIHVTTAQMILGNVEVKLSVSIAKDEKIFMNGYQTWTYSPELTRYDHTHGLKRVPKSLLRKYGFDRYGDYHFVDYPQKKGITHGESWCYFRDGKKFRLFASLDEDPGYTLFWYDVNKAELKIQRDCKDVQTSGVFHAFDLFYAEGSEEEVFQAWFDAMTLKPLTTKKLFGYSSWYNHYQNINEEKIRFDLSGCDKVFQPNDLFQIDDGWEPFVGDWLETDAVKFPNGLKVLVDEIHAKGYKAGLWLAPFVAEEKSSLYQNHPDWFLHHHGKPWCLGANWSGFYSLDIDHPDVIAYLKQVFHQVYDVWDFDLVKLDFLYGAAPFGNVSESRAKRMKRALEFLRDISKGKEILACGVPLMPSFGLVEYCRIGCDVGLDWDDAFYMRLLHRERISTKNAIVNTVNRRQLNKHAFVNDPDVFFIRTENIHLLDKQKDDLARIQALLGGVFLTSDSPANYTDEMVKKYQEYRKLASALVTYVNTDEGITIEYALDGQTHLAHFDCTNGK from the coding sequence ATGCAAGTACAGTGGTTGATAGAGAGTATCGATCAAAAAATTAAATTACAAGGTAATGAAAACTGGCAGGATGATGCACTGCATATTCATGTAACAACTGCACAAATGATACTGGGAAATGTTGAAGTGAAACTTTCTGTATCTATCGCAAAGGATGAGAAGATTTTCATGAATGGATATCAAACATGGACGTATTCTCCTGAACTTACAAGATATGATCATACACATGGACTAAAGAGAGTGCCAAAGAGTTTATTGCGGAAATATGGGTTTGATCGTTATGGGGATTATCATTTTGTGGATTATCCGCAAAAGAAGGGTATTACCCATGGTGAATCATGGTGCTATTTCCGTGATGGGAAAAAGTTTCGCTTATTTGCGTCATTAGATGAAGATCCAGGGTATACGTTATTCTGGTATGATGTAAACAAAGCTGAATTAAAAATTCAAAGAGATTGCAAGGATGTACAGACTAGTGGAGTATTCCATGCATTTGATTTGTTTTATGCAGAAGGTAGTGAAGAAGAGGTCTTTCAAGCATGGTTTGATGCAATGACTCTAAAGCCACTTACAACCAAGAAATTATTTGGATATTCTAGCTGGTATAATCACTATCAAAATATCAATGAAGAGAAGATTCGTTTTGATTTATCTGGTTGTGATAAAGTATTTCAACCAAATGACTTATTTCAAATTGATGACGGTTGGGAACCGTTTGTAGGAGATTGGTTAGAAACAGATGCAGTGAAATTCCCGAATGGATTAAAAGTGCTTGTGGATGAAATACATGCGAAGGGATATAAAGCTGGTTTGTGGCTTGCACCATTTGTGGCAGAGGAGAAGTCCTCACTATATCAGAATCATCCAGATTGGTTCTTACACCATCATGGAAAACCATGGTGCTTAGGTGCTAACTGGTCGGGTTTTTATTCGTTAGATATTGATCATCCAGATGTAATCGCATATCTTAAGCAAGTATTTCATCAAGTATACGATGTATGGGATTTTGATTTGGTAAAGCTAGATTTCTTATATGGTGCAGCTCCATTTGGAAATGTATCAGAGAGTCGTGCTAAGCGAATGAAACGTGCATTGGAATTTTTACGTGATATATCAAAAGGGAAGGAAATTTTAGCCTGTGGAGTTCCGTTAATGCCATCCTTTGGATTAGTTGAATATTGTCGTATTGGTTGTGATGTTGGTTTGGATTGGGATGATGCCTTCTATATGCGTTTATTGCATCGTGAAAGAATCTCCACAAAGAATGCGATTGTAAATACAGTGAATCGTAGACAATTAAATAAACATGCGTTTGTGAATGATCCAGATGTATTCTTTATCCGTACGGAGAATATTCATCTATTGGACAAACAAAAGGATGATTTAGCACGGATACAAGCTTTACTAGGAGGAGTATTCCTAACAAGTGATAGTCCTGCAAATTATACAGATGAAATGGTTAAAAAGTATCAGGAATACCGTAAGCTAGCATCTGCGTTAGTGACATACGTAAATACAGATGAAGGTATTACAATTGAATATGCGTTAGATGGTCAAACTCATTTAGCACATTTTGATTGTACAAATGGTAAATAA
- a CDS encoding bifunctional metallophosphatase/5'-nucleotidase — protein MKYNLKKYLSLMTAFFLVLLLLPIRIWASTPISILYTNDVHCGLEGYSKLAAYRQSLTDAGISTVLVDAGDHVQGELIGTMDQGESIIDIMNQMNYDYAVPGNHEFDYKVPQFLSLMNRATFKYLSANFKHADGTDIMDAYAIKEIDGHKIGFVGICTPESYTKSTPVYFQDASGNYVYTFSEDTFYATIQAAVDAAKAAGAEAIVAIGHTGMDGSTEEWTTKAIIENTNGIDAYIDGHSHEVSAGPDYTHMENGVLQHYSFFNKDGKQVFYTQTGTKLKNFGELKIEFTPTVQVTSVMHSVADLTDKDPTIEALITNARQRETAFSGTEIGTSEVKLFAKDDDGTWLVRHQETNLGDYNADAYLWRTGADIALMNAGGVRTNVNVGTVTKKDLISVNPWMNQVGVIEATGQTILDALEHGARFYPNNNGGYLQVAGLTYEINTKVTTSPVVEDSKGSFLSVDPTKPRRVQNVLVCGEPIDPNRTYRVAGTFYILQYSGDGMSMFKNCPVISGDYPSDAEVLIEYMTQKLNGVISAEAYGNKDGNGRIKVVDENRFVEVERVEPTHSAPGYIKYVCEIDGTEKYEELPKLEYTFLEGENGEWAGTDDVLKFRINGDETDLQNVLVDGVLLTRGTQYTVRHGSTIIELTPSYLQTLSVGSHTMTVVYTNGSVSTTFSVRRAVVGSGRTVATSDNSRVQMWSIACMIALMSLLVSAYYRIKKA, from the coding sequence ATGAAATATAATTTAAAGAAGTATTTATCATTGATGACAGCATTCTTTCTGGTTCTGCTGTTATTACCGATTCGTATATGGGCTAGTACACCAATTTCTATTCTATACACAAACGACGTTCACTGTGGTTTAGAGGGTTATTCTAAACTGGCGGCATACCGTCAATCACTTACGGATGCAGGTATATCTACTGTGCTAGTAGATGCTGGTGACCATGTACAGGGTGAACTGATTGGTACGATGGATCAGGGTGAAAGTATCATTGATATTATGAATCAGATGAACTATGACTACGCAGTTCCTGGAAACCATGAATTTGACTATAAGGTTCCACAATTCTTATCACTCATGAATCGTGCAACATTTAAGTATCTGAGTGCAAACTTCAAACATGCGGATGGCACAGATATTATGGATGCGTATGCGATTAAGGAAATTGATGGACATAAGATTGGTTTCGTAGGTATCTGTACACCAGAGTCTTATACAAAATCAACTCCAGTATATTTCCAAGATGCTTCCGGTAACTATGTATACACATTCTCAGAGGATACTTTTTACGCTACAATTCAGGCTGCGGTTGATGCGGCTAAGGCAGCAGGTGCAGAAGCTATCGTAGCTATTGGTCATACAGGTATGGATGGTTCTACTGAAGAGTGGACTACAAAAGCTATCATTGAAAATACAAATGGTATTGATGCGTATATTGACGGACACTCACATGAAGTAAGTGCTGGTCCTGATTATACACATATGGAAAATGGTGTTCTTCAACATTACAGTTTCTTTAATAAAGATGGTAAGCAGGTATTCTATACACAGACAGGAACAAAGCTAAAGAATTTTGGTGAGTTAAAGATTGAATTTACACCAACAGTTCAAGTGACTTCAGTTATGCATAGTGTTGCGGATTTAACAGATAAAGATCCAACAATCGAAGCGTTAATTACAAATGCACGTCAAAGAGAAACAGCATTCTCCGGTACAGAAATAGGTACTTCTGAAGTGAAGTTATTTGCCAAGGATGATGATGGTACTTGGTTAGTACGGCATCAGGAAACAAACTTAGGTGATTACAACGCAGATGCGTATTTATGGAGAACAGGTGCAGATATTGCTCTTATGAATGCGGGTGGTGTTCGTACAAATGTCAATGTTGGTACAGTGACTAAGAAAGACTTAATCTCTGTGAACCCTTGGATGAACCAAGTAGGTGTGATTGAAGCGACAGGGCAAACAATTCTAGATGCATTAGAGCATGGCGCAAGATTCTATCCAAATAATAACGGTGGTTACTTACAGGTTGCTGGTTTAACTTATGAAATTAACACAAAGGTAACAACATCTCCTGTTGTTGAAGATAGTAAGGGAAGCTTCTTATCTGTTGATCCAACAAAGCCACGTCGTGTACAGAACGTATTAGTGTGTGGCGAACCAATTGATCCTAATCGTACGTATCGTGTAGCCGGAACATTCTATATCTTGCAATATAGTGGAGATGGTATGTCCATGTTTAAGAATTGTCCAGTTATCAGTGGTGATTATCCATCCGATGCGGAAGTCTTAATTGAATACATGACGCAAAAGTTAAATGGTGTTATCAGTGCTGAAGCATATGGTAATAAAGATGGTAATGGTAGAATTAAAGTTGTAGATGAAAATCGCTTTGTGGAAGTGGAGCGTGTTGAACCTACACATAGTGCTCCTGGATACATCAAGTATGTATGTGAAATCGATGGTACGGAAAAGTATGAAGAATTGCCTAAACTAGAATACACATTCCTAGAAGGTGAAAATGGGGAATGGGCAGGTACAGACGATGTACTCAAGTTCCGTATCAATGGTGATGAGACAGATTTACAGAATGTTTTAGTGGATGGAGTACTTTTAACTAGAGGAACACAATATACAGTTAGACACGGTAGTACAATCATTGAATTAACTCCATCATATCTACAAACTCTTTCTGTAGGTTCTCATACAATGACAGTGGTATATACAAACGGTTCTGTTTCGACAACATTCTCTGTTCGAAGAGCGGTTGTTGGTAGTGGTAGAACAGTTGCGACATCTGATAATAGTCGAGTGCAGATGTGGAGTATCGCTTGTATGATTGCACTGATGAGTCTGCTTGTATCAGCATATTATCGTATTAAGAAAGCATAG
- the rpsD gene encoding 30S ribosomal protein S4 has protein sequence MARYTGPVWKKARRLSFSILETGEELKKRTYAPGQHGPTKRIKLGGYGTQLREKQRIRHMYGLNERQFSNLFNKASKMEGMAGVNFLILLESRLDNIVYRMGLARTRKAARQLVNHGHIEVNGKKLDIPSALIKPGSTIAVRENARNIKAIAESLESAITIPAFVEVDKENKKGTFVRLPERSELNQEINESLVVEFYNR, from the coding sequence ATGGCACGTTACACAGGACCTGTTTGGAAGAAAGCTAGACGCTTAAGCTTCTCCATCTTAGAAACAGGCGAAGAGCTTAAGAAAAGAACTTATGCTCCAGGTCAACATGGACCTACAAAGCGTATTAAGTTAGGTGGCTACGGTACACAGTTACGTGAAAAGCAAAGAATCCGTCACATGTACGGTTTAAATGAACGTCAGTTCTCTAACTTATTCAACAAGGCTTCCAAGATGGAAGGCATGGCAGGTGTTAACTTCTTAATCTTACTTGAAAGTAGATTAGATAACATCGTTTACCGTATGGGCTTAGCTAGAACACGTAAGGCCGCTCGTCAGTTAGTAAACCATGGTCATATCGAAGTGAATGGTAAGAAGTTAGACATCCCTTCAGCTTTAATCAAGCCAGGATCAACAATTGCTGTTCGTGAAAATGCACGTAACATCAAGGCAATTGCTGAATCATTAGAATCAGCTATCACAATCCCAGCTTTCGTTGAAGTTGATAAGGAAAACAAGAAAGGTACATTCGTACGTCTTCCAGAAAGAAGCGAATTGAACCAAGAAATCAACGAATCACTCGTTGTCGAATTCTACAACAGATAA